A window of Drosophila subobscura isolate 14011-0131.10 chromosome E, UCBerk_Dsub_1.0, whole genome shotgun sequence contains these coding sequences:
- the LOC117891425 gene encoding uncharacterized protein LOC117891425 yields MLTKPKCLCVVLQLSLVCLSRAIEYEFMPDKDGLFAPCENHPAKPAGFDTFLDMSQVEVAIKEGSTIQMSGDAVVVWQGVEPSDTVTMFAQVYQHEQGTWQKTMFSAGSKNFCKNMFEKNQYWHTFWTKHISNSDEVKKTCVNTRGSLLKHEFFELELKANLNVPNMKGRYKLMVLFEAFDKRHVKRPVSACTEFRGTIQRV; encoded by the exons ATGTTGACCAAACCCAAGTGCCTCTGCGTCGTGCTGCAGCTGAGTCTCGTCTGCCTGTCGAGGGCCATCGAGTACGAGTTCATGCCGGACAAGGATGGTTTGTTCGCGCCCTGTGAGAATCATCCGGCCAAGCCGGCGGGCTTTGACACCTTCCTGGACATGTCCCAAGTGGAGGTAGCAATAAAAGAAGGCTCCACCATACAAATGTCGGGTGATGCCGTGGTCGTGTGGCAGGGTGTGGAGCCAAGCGATACCGTAACG ATGTTCGCACAAGTCTATCAGCACGAGCAGGGCACTTGGCAGAAGACCATGTTCTCGGCGGGCAGCAAGAACTTTTGCAAGAATATGTTCGAGAAGAATCAATATTGGCACACATTCTGGACGAAGCACATCAGCAACTCGGATGAAGTCAAGAAAACTTGCGTCAATACGCGCGGC TCCCTGCTAAAACACGAGTTCTTTGAGCTGGAACTGAAGGCCAATCTGAATGTGCCCAATATGAAGGGGCGCTACAAGTTGATGGTGCTCTTCGAGGCCTTCGACAAGCGCCATGTGAAGCGTCCGGTGTCCGCTTGCACCGAATTTCGTGGCACAATCCAAAGGGTTTAA
- the LOC117892491 gene encoding pickpocket protein 11: protein MRQSMMAPQEDSKKESKHDWCAEFCDASAVHGMPYLARRDLHWVERLFWLLMVLASAYYAISSCYSQWERFRNNPIVYEYEYLFALRNFTFIGLTFCTKYETEQQVAKLIRTTWSVDATQDPVKAAYYKDFLYVLNRLRYNNMETLKPFENDSTLNDLAYVDMLLQLQQKVLPHPKPVLMAPIITEAGLCQTTSQLTRYGNPYGQIQSLNVTPVRQCGFFNECQFMHKPFNSIQTHVYLFLHDVHELMLPYDRRTVFFDARSKSSYVLKLLVSSISADREVRNLPVAYRKCRYNDENNLQYFSPYHPSLCRLECRINWAQSLCHCKPFFYAAAPQVPICNVTGMLCLAESNWLDKPCHCFALCRETTYSIIEEYEQSGGDQSYVGEQFERTIIIKLELPKMGMKRRVVFSTDQLIMSFGGAIGLFLGASFMTIYGLIYLLLHFLVVQCKCRNKVFQT, encoded by the exons ATGCGTCAGTCAATGATGGCACCCCAAGAGGACAGCAAGAAGGAATCGAAGCACGACTGGTGCGCCGAGTTCTGTGATGCGTCGGCGGTGCATGGTATGCCATATTTGGCCAGGCGGGATCTGCACTGGGTGGAGCGTCTGTTCTGGCTGCTGATGGTCCTGGCCTCGGCGTACTATGCCATCAGCAGCTGCTACTCGCAGTGGGAGCGTTTCCGCAATAATCCAATTGTCTACGAGTACGAATATCTTTTTGCGCTGCGCAACTTCACCTTCATTGGGCTGACATTCTGCACAAAGTACGAGACGGAGCAGCAGGTGGCAAAGTTGATCAGAAC CACTTGGTCAGTGGATGCCACGCAGGACCCTGTTAAGGCCGCCTACTACAAGGATTTCCTTTATGTTCTGAATCGTTTGCGCTACAATAACATGGAGACACTCAAACCCTTTGAGAACGACAGCACTCTGAACGATTTGGCCTATGTGGatatgctgctgcagctgcagcaaaaggTGCTGCCACATCCCAAGCCTGTGCTCATGGCGCCCATTATCACAGAGGCGGGTCTGTGTCAGACCACAAGCCAGTTGACACGCTATGGCAATCCCTATGGGCAGAT CCAAAGCCTCAATGTAACACCTGTGCGGCAGTGTGGCTTCTTCAATGAATGTCAGTTCATGCACAAACCCTTCAACAGCATTCAGACGCACGTTTATCTG TTTCTGCACGATGTCCATGAACTGATGCTGCCCTACGATCGACGCACTGTCTTCTTTGATGCCAGGTCGAAGAGCTCCTATGTCCTCAAGCTGCTGGTCAGCTCCATTTCGGCGGACAGGGAAGTGCGCAATCTGCCGGTGGCCTATCGCAAGTGTCGCTACAACGATGAGAATAATTTGCAATACTTCAGC CCCTATCATCCCAGCCTGTGCCGCCTGGAGTGTCGCATCAACTGGGCCCAGAGCTTGTGCCACTGCAAGCCCTTCTTCTATGCCGCTGCCCCACAGGTGCCCATCTGCAATGTGACGGGCATGCTCTGCCTGGCCGAGTCCAATTGGCTGGACAAGCCCTGCCACTGCTTTGCCCTGTGCCGCGAGACAACCTACAGCATCATCGAGGAGTACGAACAGAGCGGA GGCGATCAAAGCTACGTGGGTGAACAATTCGAGCGTACGATCATAATTAAGTTGGAACTGCCCAAAATGGGCATGAAGCGGCGGGTGGTCTTCAGCACGGATCAGCTGATAATGTCCTTTGGCGGCGCCATTGGCCTGTTTCTGGGTGCCAGCTTTATGACCATCTATGGgctgatttatttattgctccACTTTCTGGttgtgcaatgcaaatgtcgAAACAAAGTTTTTCAAACTTAA